From Phragmites australis chromosome 5, lpPhrAust1.1, whole genome shotgun sequence, a single genomic window includes:
- the LOC133918387 gene encoding receptor-like protein 2 has protein sequence MQQQLHSSCKKFSNGSPIPFFGLSLALLLFAFLQPTSSCTEQEKTSLLHFLAGLSQDGGLALSWQHGTDCCTWEGVACGADGTVTDVSLTSRGLEGHISASLGGLTGLLRLNLSHNKLSGGLPLELMSSNSIIVLDVSFNRLKGDLRELPSSTPGRPLQVFNISSNLFTGQFPSKTWEVMNSLVALNASNNSFTGQIPTHFCSISPSFAVLELSYNKFSGNIPPRLGNCSMLRVLKAGRNNLSGRLPDELFNAISLEYLSFPNNDLSGILHGARIINLRNLETLDLGGNNFTGRIPDDIGQLRRLKELYLDSNNLSGELPSSLGSCTDLRNIDLGSNNFSGELAKVKFSNLHNLKTLDLLYNNFTGTIPESIYSCRNLTALRLSGNNLQGQLSPRIGNLKSLTFLSLAQNNFTNITNTLQILKSCRNLTTLLIGVNFMNETMPNDDSIYGFENLQVLSLRECSLLGKMPHWLSKLTNLEILFLDNNQLSGPIPDWISSLNYLFYLDISNNSLTGEIPEALTEMPMLKSEKTAACLDPRIFELPIYVHVSLQYRKASAFPKVLNLGNNEFTGVIPPEIGLLKGLRALNLSFNKLHGDIPQSICNLTNLLVLDLSNNHLAGAIPAALINLHFLSKFNVSFNDLEGPVPTTEAGPVSTLSKEQTYEKVVFKVVFASAFGAFFAVGVLYDQIVLSRYFLASAI, from the exons ATGCAGCAGCAACTACATTCCTCATGCAAAAAGTTTAGCAATGGATCTCCCATTCCTTTCTTTGGCCTCTCCCTTGCGCTTTTGCTCTTCGCCTTTCTCCAACCCACAAGCTCCTGCACGGAGCAGGAGAAGACCTCCCTCCTCCACTTCCTTGCTGGGCTTTCGCAGGATGGCGGCCTCGCCTTGTCATGGCAGCATGGCACAGATTGCTGCACATGGGAAGGGGTTGCCTGCGGCGCAGATGGGACAGTCACCGACGTCTCCCTCACTTCAAGGGGCCTTGAGGGGCACATCTCAGCATCCCTGGGCGGGCTCACCGGCCTGCTGCGCCTCAACCTGTCCCACAACAAGCTGTCTGGTGGCCTGCCGCTGGAACTGATGTCGTCCAACAGCATCATCGTTCTTGATGTCAGCTTCAACCGCCTCAAGGGAGACCTGCGTGAGCTGCCATCTTCAACCCCAGGCCGGCCTCTGCAGGTATTCAACATCTCGAGCAACTTGTTTACAGGACAGTTTCCATCTAAGACATGGGAGGTGATGAACAGTCTGGTTGCGCTCAATGCCAGCAACAACAGCTTTACTGGGCAGATTCCAACTCATTTCTGTAGCATATCTCCATCCTTTGCTGTGCTTGAACTCTCTTACAACAAATTCAGTGGCAATATCCCTCCTAGGCTTGGTAATTGCTCCATGCTGAGAGTTCTCAAGGCTGGCCGTAACAACCTCAGTGGTAGACTCCCAGATGAACTGTTCAATGCTATCTCGTTGGAGTACTTATCTTTTCCTAACAATGATTTGAGTGGTATACTTCATGGTGCACGCATAATCAACCTCAGGAATCTGGAAACCCTTGATCTTGGAGGGAACAACTTCACTGGCAGGATTCCGGATGATATAGGTCAGCTCAGGAGATTGAAGGAGCTCTATCTGGACTCCAACAACTTGTCAGGGGAGCTGCCATCATCGCTAGGTAGCTGCACAGATCTCAGAAACATCGACCTCGGTAGCAACAACTTCAGTGGAGAGCTTGCCAAGGTCAAATTCTCCAACCTACACAATCTAAAAACTTTAGACCTTCTGTACAACAACTTCACCGGCACAATTCCAGAAAGCATATactcttgcagaaatttgaCTGCATTAAGGCTATCTGGCAATAACTTACAAGGGCAACTGTCACCACGAATAGGTAATCTGAAGTCCCTCACCTTCCTATCACTTGCTCAGAACAATTTTACAAACATCACAAATACACTTCAGATCCTTAAGAGCTGCAGGAATCTTACCACTCTTCTTATTGGGGTCAACTTCATGAATGAGACCATGCCAAATGATGACAGCATTTATGGTTTTGAGAATCTTCAGGTTCTTTCCTTAAGGGAATGCTCATTGTTGGGGAAAATGCCTCATTGGTTATCGAAGCTCACAAATTTGgagattttatttttagataacAATCAACTAAGTGGACCAATACCTGACTGGATCAGCAGTCTAAATTACCTGTTCTATCTAGACATATCAAATAACAGTCTGACTGGGGAAATTCCTGAAGCATTGACAGAGATGCCGATGCTAAAATCAGAGAAGACTGCAGCATGTTTGGATCCGAGAATCTTTGAGCTACCAATTTATGTACATGTATCACTTCAATACCGCAAAGCCAGTGCTTTTCCAAAAGTGCTCAATCTAGGAAATAATGAGTTCACTGGTGTGATCCCTCCAGAGATTGGTCTCTTGAAAGGGCTCCGTGCACTAAATTTGAGCTTCAACAAATTACATGGAGATATCCCACAATCGATCTGCAACCTCACAAACTTGCTGGTGCTCGACTTATCAAACAACCATCTAGCCGGTGCAATCCCAGCCGCGTTGATCAATCTACACTTCCTTTCTAAATTCAATGTTTCTTTCAATGACCTAGAAGGACCTGTGCCAACCACAG AGGCGGGTCCAGTCTCCACTCTCTCCAAAGAACAAACTTACGAAAAGGTCGTCTTTAAGGTCGTCTTTGCAAGTGCCTTTGGTGCATTCTTTGCTGTAGGGGTGCTATATGATCAGATAGTCTTATCAAGGTACTTTTTAGCTAGTGCCATATGA